The window GTTGGTCCACTGGGCCGATTGCTGGATTGCCAGCTCCCGAGGCGTCACCCGGGACACATACTCCGTCACCGGAGTCCGTCCCAGAAGGCTCTCGTCAACGCCTGTATCGGAGGCGTCTCCCAGCGCCAGTTCGGTGCCGTTCCGCAGATGCCAGACCTGCCGCTCCTCGTCCCACTGGGCCTGATCGGCGCGTATCGCACCGATCATGCGATTATCCGCGTCTCTCTTCAAAATCACCACGTTTCGCATCTCGCGCGCCCGCGGATTGAACGCCATCGCCGATATCAGCGCATTACCGTACTGCGCGTCGGGCACGAACCAGATCGCGAATGATGCCTTCCCCTCCGTGTCACCATGCTTGCGCGCCAGCTTCTCCGCGATCGATGGAATGACGAACTCCTGATCGACAAACCACAGCACATTCAGGCTCAGTCCCGCGACCAGAATGGGCGCCGCGACACGGTAAAGCGAAGTACCCGACGCAAGAATCGCCGTCAGCTCATTCGTCCGATGAAATCGGCCCAGCGTGAAACAGCCGGCCGCCAGCGTGATCACGCCCGCAAGCTGCGCGAAATACAGAAATAGATTGTGCCCGTAGAAGTCGAGCACC is drawn from Phycisphaerae bacterium and contains these coding sequences:
- a CDS encoding LptF/LptG family permease; this encodes MIKTLDRYILRAFLTNYLIAMGVLIGLYIILDLFVNLDEFTKIQSDSMFQKIAKVLDFYGHNLFLYFAQLAGVITLAAGCFTLGRFHRTNELTAILASGTSLYRVAAPILVAGLSLNVLWFVDQEFVIPSIAEKLARKHGDTEGKASFAIWFVPDAQYGNALISAMAFNPRAREMRNVVILKRDADNRMIGAIRADQAQWDEERQVWHLRNGTELALGDASDTGVDESLLGRTPVTEYVSRVTPRELAIQQSAQWTNFLSLANLDRLQKYYASSGNSEFIRVKHTRLTTILMNMGLLCLGIPFFLNRERPSIYVLSGKCMLACSLCYVMTFMCNSIDGSAFGVSPALLPWIPVVIFGPIVMLLLDGIKT